The sequence TACATTATCGCAAGGGACAGCTTGCCAAAGTTCATGCGCCTTTATACGCGATTGAAGTCGAAGGTGGTGTAATTCCCGCTGTTTCTGCTCATGAGACGACGAATGTCGCTGTAGCTAATACCGCAACGTCAGCGGCTTGTGCAACAGCAAGCGTATCACAAGAACCCGCTCGCCAAGGTAAAGCCCTCGCCAGTCCCGCGGTGCGCCGTATGGCTCGAGCTTTAGATATCGATCTTAGTCGTGTCCCTGGTAGTGGTAAACATGGGCGTGTGTATAAAGAAGATATTTCTCGCTTCCAAGCGCAGGGCAGCGCGACGCCTGTGGTTGCGCCTGTGGCCACTGCGTCGACTCAACAATCAAGTGTGACTCAATCAGCCGTGCCTATCACAGTGGCGAGTGCAGCCCGTGCCGATATCGTTGAGCCAATCCGTGGTGTAAAAGCGGTGATGGCTAAGTTGATGGTGGAATCGGTGTCAACCATTCCTCACTTTACTTATTGTGAGGAGTTTGATTTAACTGATTTAGTCGCCTTGCGTGAAAGCATGAAGGCTAAATATTCCTCCGATGAAGTCAAGTTGACCATGATGCCATTCTTTATGAAGGCCATGTCGTTAGCCTTAACACAGTTCCCTGTGCTCAATAGCCAAGTGAATGCCGATTGCACTGAAATCACCTACAAGGCACGCCATAACATTGGTATGGCAGTTGATTCTAAAGTGGGATTGTTAGTGCCAAATGTGAAGGATGTACAAGACAAAAGCATTCTTGAGGTGGCTGCTGAGATCACACGCTTAACCAATGCCGCGCGGAGTGGTCGTGTGGCGCCAGCGGATCTTAAAGAAGGCACCATCTCGATTTCAAACATTGGTGCTTTAGGCGGAACTGTTGCGACGCCAATTATCAATAAGCCAGAGGTAGCGATTGTTGCGCTTGGTAAGTTGCAAACCTTGCCGCGCTTTAATGCCAAAGGTGAGGTGGAAGCGCGTCAGATTATGCAAGTGAGTTGGTCAGGGGATCATCGCGTCATTGATGGTGGCACGATTGCCCGTTTCTGTAATCTTTGGAAACAATACCTTGAACAACCACAGGATATGCTGTTAGCCATGCGCTAAACCCATTTACAGTCTATTCATAAACGACAAGGACGCAATTTTGCGTCCTTTTTTATCAGAGTTTCACAAATGGGTTAATCTTTTGAGCTCAATTACGTATAATTCCCGGACGTTGTTATCCTGATGGATTTGTTATGAGCTCCAGCTTATTTGCCCCAACAATCGAAACCATAGATTATCCATTTCCGCCAAAACCTGTGCCGCTATCTGATGCACAAAAGGCTGATTATAAGGCACGTATCAAGCAACTGCTGATTGAAAAAGATGCGGTATTAGTTGCCCATTATTATACCGACCCTGAAATTCAAGCACTTGCTGAAGAAACCGGTGGCTGTGTTTCTGATTCCCTCGAAATGGCGCGCTTTGGCCGCGATCACCCAGCAAAAACCTTAATCGTAGCTGGGGTGAAGTTTATGGGGGAAACAGCTAAAATTTTAAGCCCTGAAAAAACCATCCTAATGCCGACCCTTGAAGCAACTTGTTCATTGGATTTAGGTTGCCCCATCGATAAATTCAGCGCCTTCTGTGACGCCCATCCAGATCATACCGTGGTGGTTTATGCCAATACTTCTGCAGCCGTAAAAGCCCGTGCCGATTGGGTAGTGACATCGAGCATTGCCCTTGAAATCGTTGAACACTTAGACAGTGAAGGCAAAAAAATCATTTGGGGTCCAGACCGCCACTTAGGCAGTTATATTGCCAAACAAACGGGCGCCGAAATGCTAATGTGGCAGGGCGACTGTATTGTACATGATGAGTTTAAAGCGAACGCCCTGCGTGATCTGAAAAGCGTCTACCCAGATGCGGCTATTCTTGTTCATCCAGAATCACCAGCCAGCGTAGTTGCTATGGCTGATGCCGTTGGTTCAACCAGTCAGTTAATTAAAGCTGCGCAAACCATGCCCAATGAGCGTTTTATTGTGGCGACCGATCGCGGTATTTTCTACAAAATGCAGCAAGCAGCACCGGGCAAAACCTTAATCGAAGCGCCGACCGGCGGTAATGGTGCTACCTGTAAGAGCTGCGCTCACTGTCCTTGGATGGCGATGAACGGCTTAAAGGCTATTGAAGCGTCATTAAGTAATAGCGACAAAACGACTCACGAGATCTTTGTCGATGAAGATTTGCGAGTGAAAGCCTTAATTCCGCTGACGCGTATGCTCGATTTTGCGAAGACGCTCAATATGAAAGTGAAGGGCAATGCCTAAGCGCTTTGAGCTCTACACTGAGAGTTTACATCAATATCCCCGCAATACGGGGATATTTTTTAATCACAGTTTTCATGTTGCAAATAACAAAAGGTAGTGTTCATAATTCTGTGTCATTTCAGTAAAATATTCAAAAACAGGAATGACACATGACCCAACCTTTTAACTTCGAACAAGCCCTTAAAGATCTGCAATCAGGTAAAAGCCTCACAGGTAAAGACAGCATTCTTGGCCCACTGATCAAGCAACTCACTGAAGCGGCTCTCCAGGCTGAGCTTGA comes from Shewanella oneidensis MR-1 and encodes:
- a CDS encoding dihydrolipoyllysine-residue acetyltransferase, with translation MIKDFILPDIGEGVVECELVEWLVKEGDTIVEDQPIADVMTDKALVQIPAPFAGVVTKLYYAKGDIAKVHAPLYAVQIEAEEPSSQVAPQTVEHSAPNQAAISAASSSIEQFLLPDIGEGIVECELVEWLVQEGDIVVEDQPIADVMTDKALVQIPAIKAGKIVKLHYRKGQLAKVHAPLYAIEVEGGVIPAVSAHETTNVAVANTATSAACATASVSQEPARQGKALASPAVRRMARALDIDLSRVPGSGKHGRVYKEDISRFQAQGSATPVVAPVATASTQQSSVTQSAVPITVASAARADIVEPIRGVKAVMAKLMVESVSTIPHFTYCEEFDLTDLVALRESMKAKYSSDEVKLTMMPFFMKAMSLALTQFPVLNSQVNADCTEITYKARHNIGMAVDSKVGLLVPNVKDVQDKSILEVAAEITRLTNAARSGRVAPADLKEGTISISNIGALGGTVATPIINKPEVAIVALGKLQTLPRFNAKGEVEARQIMQVSWSGDHRVIDGGTIARFCNLWKQYLEQPQDMLLAMR
- the nadA gene encoding quinolinate synthase NadA, with the translated sequence MSSSLFAPTIETIDYPFPPKPVPLSDAQKADYKARIKQLLIEKDAVLVAHYYTDPEIQALAEETGGCVSDSLEMARFGRDHPAKTLIVAGVKFMGETAKILSPEKTILMPTLEATCSLDLGCPIDKFSAFCDAHPDHTVVVYANTSAAVKARADWVVTSSIALEIVEHLDSEGKKIIWGPDRHLGSYIAKQTGAEMLMWQGDCIVHDEFKANALRDLKSVYPDAAILVHPESPASVVAMADAVGSTSQLIKAAQTMPNERFIVATDRGIFYKMQQAAPGKTLIEAPTGGNGATCKSCAHCPWMAMNGLKAIEASLSNSDKTTHEIFVDEDLRVKALIPLTRMLDFAKTLNMKVKGNA